The proteins below are encoded in one region of Acanthochromis polyacanthus isolate Apoly-LR-REF ecotype Palm Island chromosome 4, KAUST_Apoly_ChrSc, whole genome shotgun sequence:
- the LOC127533638 gene encoding collagen alpha-2(I) chain-like — translation MSGPEGPFRWAEDPFRRTDRGPDWPGMGRTESPFRWAAWGSDWTWMSRAESPFRWAAWGSDWTWMSRAGSPFRWAAWGSDWTWMSRAESPFRWAAWGSDWTWMSRAESPFRWAARSRLGKPEGPFRGTARRRDRPRPDRAEGPLQRVAWRLDGPGLDRQGGSFRGTARGPDRAEGRSGGRLRGRTGQRGRSGGRLRGRTGQRGRSGGRLRGRTGQRGRSGGRPGGRTDRRDRPGGRPGGRTGQRGRSGGRLRGRTGQRGRSGGRLRGRTGQRGRSGGRLRGRTGQRGRSGGRPGGRTDRRDRPGGRPGGRTGQRGRSGGRLRGRTGQRGRSGGRPGGRTDRRDRPGGRPGGRTGQRGRAGGWTGGGAGSGGSSGGGAGSGGSSGAEPGPVGPPGAEPGPVGPPGAEPGPVGPPGAEPGPVGPPGAEPGPVGPPGRSRVRWVLRGRSRVRWVLRGRSRMGSARPLPGLGEDPRPLQNRRGSRKRRRGVDGLLRERRRGVDGLLRERRRGVDGLLRERRRGVDGLLRERRRGVDGLLRERRRRRIQGPLRGRRRIQGPLRGRRRIQGPLRGRRRIQGPLRGRRRIQGPLRGRRRIQGPLRGRRRIQGPLRGRRRIQGPLRGRRRIQGPLRGRRRREGAEPPKGLREGFMAF, via the coding sequence atgagtgggccggagggtccgttccggtgggcggaggatccgttccggcggacggaccgtgggccggactggccagggatgggcaggacggagagtccgttccggtgggcggcctgggggtcggactggacgtggatgagcagggcagagagtccgttccggtgggcggcctgggggtcggactggacgtggatgagcagggcagggagtccgttccggtgggcggcctgggggtcggactggacgtggatgagcagggcagagagtccgttccggtgggcggcctgggggtcggactggacgtggatgagcagggcagagagtccgttccggtgggcggcccggtcgaggctgggcaagccggagggtccgtttcGGGGGACGGCCCGAAGGCGGGACAGGCCGAGACCGGACCGGGCGGAGGGCCCGCTTCAGAGGGTGGCCTGGCGGCTGGACGGGCCAGGACTTGACAGACAGGGTGGATCGTTCAgggggacggcccgggggccggacagggcagagggccgctccggcggacggctccgaggccggacagggcagaggggccgctccggcggacggctccgaggccggacagggcagaggggccgctccggcggacggctccgaggccggacagggcagaggggccgctccggcggacggcccgggggccggacagacaggcgggacCGCCCAgggggacggcccgggggccggacagggcagaggggccgctccggcggacggctccgaggccggacagggcagaggggccgctccggcggacggctccgaggccggacagggcagaggggccgctccggcggacggctccgaggccggacagggcagaggggccgctccggcggacggcccgggggccggacagacaggcgggacCGCCCAgggggacggcccgggggccggacagggcagaggggccgctccggcggacggctccgaggccggacagggcagaggggccgctccggcggacggcccgggggccggacagacaggcgggacCGCCCAgggggacggcccgggggccggacagggcagaggggccgggCTGGAGGCTGGactgggggcggagccgggtccggtgggtcctccgggggcggagccgggtccggtgggtcctccggggcggagccgggtccggtgggtcctccgggggcggagccgggtccggtgggtcctccgggggcggagccgggtccggtgggtcctccgggggcggagccgggtccggtgggtcctccgggggcggagccgggtccggtgggtcctccggggcggagccgggtccggtgggtcctccgggggcggagccgggtccggtgggtcctccgggggcggagcaggaTGGGAAGCGCAAGGCCTCTTCCTGGACTTGGGGAAGACCCCAGGCCCCTCCAAAACCGCCGAGGCTCCAGgaagcggaggcggggcgtcgacggccttctcagggagcggaggcggggcgtcgacggcctcctcagggagcggaggcggggcgtcgacggcctcctcagggagcggaggcggggcgtcgacggcctcctcagggagcggaggcggggcgtcgacggcctcctcagggagcggaggcggcgcaggatccaggggcccctccgggggcggcgcaggatccaggggcccctccgggggcggcgcaggatccaggggcccctccgggggcggcgcaggatccaggggcccctccgggggcggcgcaggatccaggggcccctccgggggcggcgcaggatccaggggcccctccgggggcggcgcaggatccaggggcccctccgggggcggcgcaggatccaggggcccctccgggggcggcgcaggatccaggggcccctccgggggcggcgcaggaggGAAGGCGCAGAGCCTCCTAAGGGGCTCAGGGAAGGCTTTATGGCCTTCTAA